In Thermococcus chitonophagus, the genomic stretch TCTTTATAGAAAGCCTGAGGAGATCCTTTTCTGTTAGAACGAACTTCTTCCCATCCTTTACCACGGCGACCCTGTCAGTACAGCTGAGGCATGGATCTATCGATGCAATTGCAACAACAACATCGGCCAGCTGGTTACCCTCTAGTCCCTTGGCTATAGCGAAGAGGTTCGGGAACGTTGGCTCTCTCATCTTCCACCTTACTGGGCCATCCCTTCCCTTCTTGCCCTTAACGTAGTGGACAAGCTCACCTCTTGGAGCTTCATACCTTCCTATACCCTCTCCATCTCCAAGGATCTTCAGCTTTGCAACTAGGACGTTGTCCTTTGGGAATGTCTTAATTTTGCCCTCGGGCATCTGATCTAGAGCGTGCTCTATTAGCTCAAGGCTCTGCCATAGCTCACCTATTCTGACGGCCATTCTGTCATATATGTCCCCCCTAGCCTTTTCCCCAGTGACATCTTCGGGCATCACTGGCTTTATTCCAAGATCTGGGTAGACCCCCAATTTCTCACTCCACCTCGCATCTTCTCTGACCCCTGAACCTCTGCCAGTGGGACCAACTGCCCCCATCTCAATCGCAAGTTTCCTGGGGATTATAGCCGAGTCCCTTAACCTGGCTTCAATCGTTGAATCGTGCAGGAACACGTCTTCAATCTGAGGAAGGACTTCACGGTAGTACTTGATCATTTCAAGCAATAACCTCTTGTGCTTCTCTTCTATATCCCTCCTAACGCCACCAATGGTCATCATCGAATAGTTAACCCTGTTTCCAGTTATCGCCTCGAGCATGTCCATAACTTTCTCCCTAGCCAACCAAGTCAGGTGAAGGACGGTGTCGTAACCTATATCGTGCCCAACGACACCTAGGTTGAGTAGGTGGGAGTGTATCCTTTCGAGTTCCCCTATTATGGCCCTTATGTACTCTGCCCTTTCTGGCACTTCTATTCCTGCCATTTCTTCAACTGCTCTAACGTAAGTGTGATTGTGAGAGAAAGAGCATATTCCACATATTCTTTCAGCTAGATACATTACTTGCACGTAGTTCCTCCTCATTGCTATCCACTGAATGCCTCTCAGATTATATCCTAGCTTAACGTCAACGCTAACTATCCTCTCACCGTCTAGCGTTAGAATGAACTTTTCGGGCTCTTCAAGCCCAGGGTGAATTGGCCCAAAGGGTACTTTAACCCAATATTCCACTTTCTTTGTCATCACTTACCCCTCCTTAGCAGGTAGGGGTGACCTGCGTTCTTCACCATCTCTTCAGGAATACCCTTATCATCAAGTCTCAGAGGGTATATGCCCTCTGGGAAGTCGTCGGGAAGGAATAGCCTCCTCTTGTCTGGAGCATTTTCAAAGTCTATTCCAATCATTTCCATAGCTTCCCTCTCGAACTGAAGTGAAATGGGGAATATGTCGCTTATATCGGGAAGCACCGGATCATCCTTGGGAACGCTTGTCTTGACTATCAATGAAATCGCTGGAGTGTCCTCATACTTTAATAGGAGGTGAATGCTGAAGTCTATGGCATCTCCAACATCTTCCTCTATCGCAATTGAGTAGTGAGCATCTTCATCATACTCTTTCAGGAACTTCATGAAGTCCCTAAAACTCTCCCTAGGTACACTTATCCAAACTCTTCTTCTCCCCCACTTATTCTCCTTGATTTCAACGTTTGCCTCAGGAAACTTCTGCTTAACTATTTCAACAAACTCTTCTTCCTTACTCATTCTTCTCCCTCCTCTGGGGGTGCTTCACCCTTAATCATCTTCGCAAGTTTTTCTAGAGCTAAAACAACCCCATGAAGGATAGCCTCCGGTCTTGGTGGGCATCCTGGGACGAAGACGTCTACTGGAATCACGTTGTCAAGGGGGGCATTCGTGAATGGGCTCTCGTAGAATACGCTTCCTCCCGTTGGACAGGCACCCACAGCAATTACCACCTTTGGATCGGGGGTTTGCTCGTACACTAGCTTTACCCTCTCCAAGCTCTGATTGGTTACCGGCCCGGTGACTATTAGAACATCCGCATGCCTCGGGCTCCCCACTAGCTTTACTCCGAATCTCTCAGCATCATATCGAGGAGTTAAAGCCGCAATTATCTCAATGTCACATCCGTTACAGCTTCCGCTGTTTACGTGGAACACCCAAGGTGATCTTCCGATAAACCTGCAGAGTTGTGCAATTCTCCTTTCAAGCCTCTTCCTTTCCTGGGGATTACCTTGATCAGCGGGGACCTTAATCGTCATTTCCTCACCCC encodes the following:
- a CDS encoding hydrogenase large subunit — translated: MTKKVEYWVKVPFGPIHPGLEEPEKFILTLDGERIVSVDVKLGYNLRGIQWIAMRRNYVQVMYLAERICGICSFSHNHTYVRAVEEMAGIEVPERAEYIRAIIGELERIHSHLLNLGVVGHDIGYDTVLHLTWLAREKVMDMLEAITGNRVNYSMMTIGGVRRDIEEKHKRLLLEMIKYYREVLPQIEDVFLHDSTIEARLRDSAIIPRKLAIEMGAVGPTGRGSGVREDARWSEKLGVYPDLGIKPVMPEDVTGEKARGDIYDRMAVRIGELWQSLELIEHALDQMPEGKIKTFPKDNVLVAKLKILGDGEGIGRYEAPRGELVHYVKGKKGRDGPVRWKMREPTFPNLFAIAKGLEGNQLADVVVAIASIDPCLSCTDRVAVVKDGKKFVLTEKDLLRLSIKKTREINPEVKGDPTPAGVGCSRGVLL
- a CDS encoding NADH-quinone oxidoreductase subunit C, which encodes MSKEEEFVEIVKQKFPEANVEIKENKWGRRRVWISVPRESFRDFMKFLKEYDEDAHYSIAIEEDVGDAIDFSIHLLLKYEDTPAISLIVKTSVPKDDPVLPDISDIFPISLQFEREAMEMIGIDFENAPDKRRLFLPDDFPEGIYPLRLDDKGIPEEMVKNAGHPYLLRRGK
- a CDS encoding NADH-quinone oxidoreductase subunit B family protein encodes the protein MTIKVPADQGNPQERKRLERRIAQLCRFIGRSPWVFHVNSGSCNGCDIEIIAALTPRYDAERFGVKLVGSPRHADVLIVTGPVTNQSLERVKLVYEQTPDPKVVIAVGACPTGGSVFYESPFTNAPLDNVIPVDVFVPGCPPRPEAILHGVVLALEKLAKMIKGEAPPEEGEE